GTATTCCTTCTTTGACATGGCCCTTTGAGGGACCCTGTCCCTGGCAGGGGTTAAAGCCTAGGGGGCTGCACATGGCTAAGTGCGCAGCTCCCtctgcagaaggaagaggagaaccGCAGACTGGAGGAGAAGCGAAGGGCTGAGGAGGAGCGGCAGCGGCTGGAGGAGGAGCGGCGTGAGCGAGAGCTGCAGGAGGCTGCCCGCCGTGAGCAGCGCTACCAGGAACAGCACAGATCATCTGGAACCCCAAGGTTAGCCCACCATGCCCTGGGCAAGTGGTTATGGCTGTCCCCAAATGCTCGCCTGTTCTGGGGCAGGAACTGAGGGAACAGCATGAGGAGCTGCTGCCAGCTTCAGCTCTCCTAATCTCGACCCTTCCAGCAGGACGTGTGAGCAGGAGCAAGAAGTGGTTTCAAGGAGCAGACAGGAATGGGTGAGTTTCAGGCATCTCTTCAACAGACCTGGGGATTTGCTAGTTTGGCTCTGTCTTAGCCACTTGGTGAAATCCTTATTGTTGGATTGAGGCTTAGCCCAGACCTCTGCAGTCAACCTGAGACGCATCTGTGCACACAGAGAAGCAGTGGGGGAAACCAGGACAGAAGCTTTGGGCATGGCTCGAAGCCGCTCTTGGGAGAGGCCCTGTCAGCTCCTCGTCTCCCTAGTCCCCATTCTAACTCATCCTACACACACTTAACACAGCGTTGAGGGCCTGCTTTCTGAGGTAGGGCAGTCAGGTGAGAAGCCTTTGGGTTCTCAGTCACCGCGGGGGTCAAAGCATGCTTCTGTGCTTCTCCCAGGAGTCTGCTGGGCAGCAGGCCCCACACCCACGAGAGATTTTCAAGCAGAAGGAGAGGGCTATGTCCAccacctctctctccagctctcagccaGGTGAGACCTCCTCTGGGCCTGGCAACAAAACAGGGTGGACCGAGGGGAAGCCTAGAGTCCATGCAGGGGCCTCCAGGGCATGTTTTAAAGGGCGACAAAAGAATGAGGAGAGCCGCCAGAATCCAGGTGACCCTTTGTCCTGCATTTCTACTGCCCACAGATTCACACAGCCCGAAACCCTGGGGTGTTACCTGTGTTAGCAGGGGCCCTACTTCAGACACACTAGGCAGGTCTGTGGAGTGCAGGTGTGTTATAGCTGAAGTAATGACTTGGTGTTTTCTGGGTTGTTCAGGTAAGCTGAGGAGCCCCTTCCTGCAGAAGCAGCTCACTCAGCCAGAAGCCTCCTATGGCAGAGAGCCAACTCCCACCGTCTCAAGGCCCAGTGCAGGCAAGACCCCTGTAACCTTGTACAGCCCTGGGGGGGAGATGATGATTGAGAGGGGGACTTTTGTAGAAAGAAGGTCATATCCTGCTGTGGCCTTTGCTGTAGGTGTCTGTGAGGAGCCAGCACCTAGCAGTCTGTCTGCAGTCCAGACAGAAGAAGAACCCACATATGAAGAAGCCCCAGAGCAGGAGGCTCTCTACGAGGAACCGCCACTGGTGGGTTGGACATAGGTCTGAGTTCCTGTGGCATGTTTTAGGGTACTAGGgttgtattgtttttttctgtttttattttatgagtttttgacctgtatgtgtgtgtggtacgtgtggaagccagaagaaaacatcagatgCCTCTGGAGCagggattacagttgtgagctgcatggGTTCTGAGAGCCAAGctgggatcctctgcaagagcagcaaatgcgcttaactactgaaccatctcttcactgtattttgaagacagggtctcactgtgtagtcttcaGCTAGAGATCCTGTTGACCCGGccttcctgagtgtggggattgcCCCCATCAcagcttagttttgttttgttttgtggcatgGATGATAGAATCCAAGGCCTTGAGCATGGTAGACAAGCAGCCTACCTGTGAGTCTGCTCATTCTCCTTGGAACCGTGCTGTGCCGTAGTCGTGTGTGCCAGTGCCCTGTGTGGTTGATGACAGATGCCAAGAGCTCCTTTGTGTGCTACCTTTGAGATGAGAGCCGTGCTGCAAGTGTACCAGGCAGCCACAGCCCCTTGCCCTACAGGGCCCTCTCGTATTCGATGCCCTTGCCCCAGATCCCAGCTTAGTCTGAGCCTTGGGCGAAGGCTGAGACTGGGGTAATGCCATCGTTCTCACTTCCAACAGGTACAGCAGCAAGGGGCTGACTCCGTACACATCGACAACTACATGCAGGGCCAGGGCCTCAGTGGGCAGGGGCTGTGTGCCAGGGCCTTGTACGACTACCAGGCAGGTAAGAGTCCTCTAGCTAACAGTCACGGGTCACAAATCCCGAGATTAGGGAACAAGAATGTGTACAGGGGCTTTCTGGGGGTTAGCTCCAGAGGGTATCTGAAAGAAAAGATAGGGGATGGGATGGAAGGCCCTCTGTAGTGGGAATGCCCACGGCCTTGGAACGTCTGTCCTGAAGAGCACGTGCCTCCAGTTGGCTGCCTACCATCCACCAGCCTCTCACAGAATCCCTATAGCCATCCTTACTGTAGACCTTCCAGGTCTGATGGGAGAAGTGAGGCCTGCGTGTCAGCTCCCAGCCTTCAGGGTTAGGGCACTGAGGAACAAGGATTTAAAGGAGTGATCTTTAGGATGCTCTGCCTTGAGTGGTGGCCAGTGCAGGTACAGGCACATTGGTGCCGCCGGACTGGATGGCACTGGGCTCCTTGGGGACAGGTGAGGGGTGCGGCAAGGCACCAAGATGCCATCCCTCGGCTTCCCTTCCTGCAGCTGACGACACAGAGATCTCCTTTGACCCTGAGAACCTAATCACAGGCATCGAGGTGATTGATGAAGGCTGGTGGCGTGGCTACGGGCCTGACGGCCACTTTGGCATGTTTCCTGCCAACTACGTGGAGCTCATAGAGTGAGGCCGAggcctgtcttccttctccacccaAAGAGGAGGCCTGAGAGTTAATGTTTGACACTCTTCCGGGAATGGAACTTCAGTGAGGACAGGCTCCCTCTGCCTTGAGTGCTGTCACCCCAGATGTCGCCCTTTCCCGCTGCTCCCCCAAATGCTTACCACAACCTTCAGGACCTCCTACCAGACTTACACTTGACCCCAGTGGGAATGGCGTATTGATCCAAGCTTAACCTGTGGCCCACTCCTGGGTGACCTCTGCCCGAGGACAGCAGCACTGAGAAGTTGGGGTCAGCAGGGACATCTGGGGGCCACGTTCTgcatctgcctttctttctctctgtggcttctcAAGGGTGGTAGCTGCAGCTGTTTCCTCGGGAATCATGAACTTAAGTCTTGACCAAAGTCCGAGTAGAACATGACGGTTTTGACAGCAGGGAGGTTTTCTTACTAGGGGCTTCCCTACCTCACTCCCTCTCTGTCCCCGTGCCTGTGTtgtgggaagaagggatgggACGACCAAGCTCCCATCTCTGATAATGTGAAAAATCAGACATGACATGTATCTTGTGGTTCACTCATGTCTGCTGGCTCCGCCCATCTGTGTCTGATAAACGATCTAAGACCTGCAGTGAGGCCCACAGCTCATCACTGCTCCCACATGGAAGAAAGCCCAGCCTGGGGGCTCTATCTGCATCATACAgaagtgtacatgtgtgtttacacatatGTGCCCTCAAACAAACTGGCTGTTTAGCCTCCTATAGGAAGTACAAATgaacctggcatggtggtgtggcctttaaccccagcacgtaggaggcagcggcaggtggatctccatgaattcaaggccataaggtcagcctgctctttttcagttcctggacagccagagctacatagagattcagtctcaaaaaaaggggTTGGAGTATATAAATAAGCTATAACTCATGTTGGAGCCTTCCTGCATTTCAGTTCTAGAAGACACCACAGCTGCAGAGTTCCCTCCAGGAGCCTCTGCAACATGGTCCAACACTCATCTGCCTGGAGGTAGTGGACATACTTGACCCCAGACTTGCCCGCTGGTAGCCTGGAGCAGAAGTGCCCAGGGAAACCACCGACCTCATGCTGTGGTCAAGCC
Above is a window of Microtus ochrogaster isolate Prairie Vole_2 unplaced genomic scaffold, MicOch1.0 UNK6, whole genome shotgun sequence DNA encoding:
- the Dbnl gene encoding drebrin-like protein isoform X2 — protein: MAVNLSRNGPALQEAYVRVVNEKSPTDWALFTYEGNSNDIRVAGTGEGGLEELVEELNSGKVMYAFCRVKDPNSGLPKFVLINWTGEGVNDVRKGACANHVSTMANFLKGAHVTINARAEEDVEPECIMEKVAKASGANYSFHRESACFQDTGPQAPVGSVYQKTNAESEIKRVGKDSFWAKAEKEEENRRLEEKRRAEEERQRLEEERRERELQEAARREQRYQEQHRSSGTPRTCEQEQEVVSRSRQEWESAGQQAPHPREIFKQKERAMSTTSLSSSQPGKLRSPFLQKQLTQPEASYGREPTPTVSRPSAGVCEEPAPSSLSAVQTEEEPTYEEAPEQEALYEEPPLVQQQGADSVHIDNYMQGQGLSGQGLCARALYDYQAADDTEISFDPENLITGIEVIDEGWWRGYGPDGHFGMFPANYVELIE
- the Dbnl gene encoding drebrin-like protein isoform X1, producing the protein MAVNLSRNGPALQEAYVRVVNEKSPTDWALFTYEGNSNDIRVAGTGEGGLEELVEELNSGKVMYAFCRVKDPNSGLPKFVLINWTGEGVNDVRKGACANHVSTMANFLKGAHVTINARAEEDVEPECIMEKVAKASGANYSFHRESACFQDTGPQAPVGSVYQKTNAESEIKRVGKDSFWAKAEKEEENRRLEEKRRAEEERQRLEEERRERELQEAARREQRYQEQHRSSGTPSRTCEQEQEVVSRSRQEWESAGQQAPHPREIFKQKERAMSTTSLSSSQPGKLRSPFLQKQLTQPEASYGREPTPTVSRPSAGVCEEPAPSSLSAVQTEEEPTYEEAPEQEALYEEPPLVQQQGADSVHIDNYMQGQGLSGQGLCARALYDYQAADDTEISFDPENLITGIEVIDEGWWRGYGPDGHFGMFPANYVELIE